The Humulus lupulus chromosome 3, drHumLupu1.1, whole genome shotgun sequence genome window below encodes:
- the LOC133824126 gene encoding delta(24)-sterol reductase, producing MSDLEAPLRPKRKKIWVDYFVQFRWIIVIFVVLPISCTLYFLTYLGDVRSERKSYKQRQKEHDENVQKVVKRLKQRNPSKDGLVCTARKPWIAVGMRNVDYKRARHFEVDLSAFRNVLEIDKDRMIARVEPLVNMGQISRVTVPMNLSLAVVAELDDLTVGGLINGYGIEGSSHIYGLFSDTVVAYEIVLADGRVVRATKDNEYSDLFYAIPWSQGTLGLLVSAEIKLIPIKEYMRLTYKPVIGNIQALAQAYVDSFAPRDGDQDNPDKVPDFVETMIYSPREGVCMTGVYASKEEAKKKGNVINNVGWWFKPWFYQHAEKALKKGEFVEYIPTREYYHRHTRCLYWEGKLILPFGDQWWFRFLFGWLMPPKVSLLKATQGEAIRNYYHEMHVIQDMLVPLYKVGDALEWVDREMEVYPIWLCPHRLYKLPMKTMVYPEPGFELHRRQGDTSYAQMYTDVGVYYSPGPVLRGEVFDGIGAVRRMEDWLIENHGFQPQYAVSELDEKNFWRMFDAGLYEHARRKYGAVGTFMSVYYKSKKGRKTEKEVQEAEQAQLDTAYAEVDQPAD from the exons ATGTCGGACCTTGAGGCCCCCTTGCGTCCAAAGAGGAAGAAGATCTGGGTGGACTACTTTGTTCAATTTCGATGGATTATTGTTATATTTGTAGTCCTCCCAATCTCTTGCACTCTTTACTTCTTGACATATCTGGGAGATGTTAGATCAGAGAGAAAGTCCTACAAGCAGCGCCAGAAGGAACATGATGAAAATGTCCAGAAAGTTGTAAAACGTCTTAAACAGAGGAATCCATCAAAGGATGGTCTTGTCTGCACAGCACGTAAACCCTGGATTGCTGTTGGGATGCGAAATGTTGACTACAAACGTGCTCGACACTTTGAGGTTGATTTATCTGCCTTCCGTAATGTCCTTGAAATTGACAAGGATAGGATGATTGCGAGAGTTGAGCCCTTAGTTAACATGGGGCAGATTTCTAGGGTGACAGTTCCCATGAATCTTTCCCTTGCTGTGGTTGCTGAGCTTGATGACCTTACTGTTGGTGGCCTCATCAATGGCTATGGGATTGAAGGAAGCTCTCACATTTATGGCCTATTCTCCGACACTGTTGTAGCTTATGAGATTGTTCTAGCAGATGGTCGCGTTGTTAGAGCCACCAAGGATAATGAGTACTCTGACCTTTTCTATGCTATTCCATGGTCTCAGGGAACACTGGGACTTCTTGTGTCTGCCGAGATCAAACTTATCCCCATCAAAGAATACATGAGGTTGACATACAAACCTGTGATTGGTAACATTCAAGCTCTGGCACAGGCATATGTGGATTCTTTTGCACCCAGAGATGGTGATCAGGATAACCCTGACAAGGTTCCAGACTTTGTTGAGACCATGATTTATTCTCCGAGAGAGGGTGTGTGCATGACTGGTGTATATGCATCCAAAGAAGAGGCCAAGAAGAAGGGAAATGTGATCAACAATGTTGGGTGGTGGTTTAAACCATGGTTCTACCAGCATGCAGAGAAGGCGCTAAAGAAAGGGGAGTTTGTTGAGTATATTCCAACAAGAGAATATTACCACAGACACACTAGGTGTTTGTATTGGGAGGGAAAGCTTATTCTTCCTTTTGGAGATCAATGGTGGTTTAGGTTTCTCTTTGGCTGGTTGATGCCACCCAAGGTTTCTCTTCTCAAGGCTACTCAAGGTGAAGCCATAAGAAACTATTATCACGAGATGCATGTTATTCAGGATATGCTTGTTCCTTTGTACAAGGTTGGGGATGCTCTAGAGTGGGTTGATCGTGAGATGGAG GTATACCCCATCTGGCTCTGCCCTCATAGATTGTACAAACTGCCAATGAAAACTATGGTGTACCCTGAACCAGGATTTGAGCTACACCGCAGGCAGGGAGACACATCTTATGCTCAAATGTACACTGATGTTGGGGTGTACTACTCTCCAGGACCTGTCTTAAGGGGTGAGGTTTTTGATGGCATAGGGGCCGTTCGCAGGATGGAAGATTGGTTGATTGAGAACCACGGATTCCAGCCACAGTATGCAGTGTCTGAGCTTGACGAGAAAAACTTCTGGAGGATGTTTGATGCTGGCCTCTACGAGCATGCCAGGAGGAAGTATGGAGCCGTCGGAACCTTCATGAGTGTGTACTACAAGTCGAAGAAGGGTAGGAAGACTGAGAAGGAGGTGCAGGAAGCTGAGCAAGCCCAACTTGATACTGCCTATGCCGAGGTCGATCAACCAGCAGACTGA